Part of the Phaeodactylum tricornutum CCAP 1055/1 chromosome 5, whole genome shotgun sequence genome is shown below.
caacaggcaacctttctttcacatgtatatatactttcggaactataagttccttgcacgatacctatggtgagtataggatcttgttcaatcccaccatgtggtttgtggtacctcttttgtccccgcaattgtatctcctatgtttcgattgtatttcactgtaccttggtcttgtaaactgacaagtaaggactaaacacatgcgcctccggaaacatagcaatcgtacaaatgcaccctttattgtgagtccacgtggccacgaaataaggctgacaatatttctgtgcgcacctccttaactccatgtgcatagttttgattcacacttgcgacatccatgttaggcgaatcatgtccatgagacatgtcgcaaggaggcataccgtaacatTCGTCATAAtgcccaacctgtgtttaccatgcactgtcaaacagcgttactatcctacgtacgtacattggttgtactatgtgagagattaacagtcttgacagcccgtcaaaccactgctgccaACTGCACAGTGTTTTTGTGGTAAACATTTTTCTTGAGTTTTACTTAAGATTGTTTCCAAATTTGTACGAGGTGTACATTTTTGGTAACAAACCGCTGACATTCTTTTGTGGTGTATAAGTGccagaggtatcacttaaggtggTATTTATTGGCTTGTGCGACACATCGTTTGGAAGCCGCATCCCCATCCCCTCACGTAAACTTGTACTGAGAACCCACTTGTAACCCTAACGTTGGCTCAGCTCCAGGTTTTCGTAAGTAAGTTTTCGTtgcctccctacttcctcggaattgCTGGTGCCGAAaaccccttggagtcttcagggtttgttgGCAAGTCGTTCCGTGATTACGGGTTGCTCTGGTTgggtgaggtagaaataccaataggccCAAAAGACTCCAACCCTGATTCTGGTTGGGACGGGCTTACTACCCGGCGTAAAATAGTACAGGGGGCCAATCAAACCCTCGACAGTTTGCGTACGCGTGCGAGCGTAACAGACActacctacggaggtagaatTGAttgtaccagtgctagctttgTTCACTGGTGTGGGGTCatttaacgaagtccgcaataacaaaacagcaaaggacCCAAACACAAACGCTGTTTAATGGTTTGAGAACCTCAAGCATTCTCATATTGCTCTGGCTACCTAGCCCATCATGGTGTTGACCAGTGAGGATGTCTACGCGCACTTCTTAGACAATGTGTTCTTGCTCTCCCAGGAGCATCCGATTCGACTATTTCTTATGCAACAAGGTTTTGAATCTATGGAGGACCTCTTTGGCATATTTGAAGATGATCTCAGTACCTTTGGATATTTTCGCACTGCTACTCTTAGATTCAACAAGAACCCTCAATGGTCCCTTTTGTCCCTTGCACACCGTCAGATTCTTCGACACTTCCTGCATTGGCAGGCATCTCTTTGGCATCAAAAGGGAAGCAGCTTGAAGTATCTGGAGCTTGTTACATTGACCGACCAGGATTTCGCTCAGTACCGACAATCAACATTGGAAGAGATACTTCCCGATGACACCAACAAAGTTCATGCTTGCTCTAGCATGCCACCTGTTCCTAGCAAGACGGTCCTCATGCACATTCTGGACAATGTGTTTGTGCTCTCCCAAGATCACCCAATCCGTTTATGTTTTTTGCAGCAGAGCATTGAATCTATGGAGGATTTTTTCAGTTTTCTTGAAGATGGCATTGATGCCCTCACCTTTTCACCCACACCTGCTGACAAAGGCAACTCACTTCCACAACGGATGCCCATGAAGCTTGGACACTGTTGGCTTCTGCAGGCTTTCTTTGACTGGCAAGTATTGCTTGAATGGGAAAAGGGGAGTTTTTTGGAGAATTCGGAACTTGCTGCATTGACCAAAGCGGATTTTACTCGTTACCGACGATCTGCAATCAAGAAAGCCTCAACTGCATCCCTTATGCCATCAGCTTCTATCCTTGGTTTCACCAGGAAGGGCCTTACaccacaggatggggaggGTTGTTCTAAGCCCATCAACTTCGCCGAGTCGCATAGAatcgaaagcaaaaattCCTGTGTCTTAAAGGGTTTACCTGATTCCACTCCTGACAACCTCATTGGAGAAACTTCGCCAACCAATagtcaggatgatggggagcaaTTTCGTGAACAACAAGCTTTTACCAAAAGTCAGAATAATGGGGAGCAAGTTTGTGAATGGCAACCTTTTTCAACTGATAGTCATGATGATGGGGAGCAATCCTATGGATGCACTGTACGAAAATTTCTGGGTTGTGATAAACCATGCAACATGCAATTTTCGGTGGATATCAGTGATTGCAAGTGTGATGAAAGCTTTGCCTGTACCGAAAGTGATGCCAAGTATGATGAAAACCTTGTTTCTATCGAAAATCTAGACAAACACGAAACCAATCTAGATGAAAAGTGGCACAAGAGGGACCGAGAATGGTGTTTCAAGGCATCTCCACCCATGTTAGGAATCTACAAAGGTCCTAGATACAATGGGTTTGTTCAACAGGAAACTAGGGATTCTACCTGTGAACCTCTAGATGtctgtcacggtatagtaccatgcgacatgtcttctaATGATGTCCGTCAGTTGGatgtcaacacggtga
Proteins encoded:
- a CDS encoding predicted protein; translation: MRLRKHSNRTNAPFIANHVHETCRKEAYRNIRHNAQPVFTMHCQTALLSYLQVFVSKFSLPPYFLGIAGAENPLESSGFVGKSFRDYGLLWLGEVEIPIGPKDSNPDSGWDGLTTRRKIVQGANQTLDSLRTRASPIMVLTSEDVYAHFLDNVFLLSQEHPIRLFLMQQGFESMEDLFGIFEDDLSTFGYFRTATLRFNKNPQWSLLSLAHRQILRHFLHWQASLWHQKGSSLKYLELVTLTDQDFAQYRQSTLEEILPDDTNKVHACSSMPPVPSKTVLMHILDNVFVLSQDHPIRLCFLQQSIESMEDFFSFLEDGIDALTFSPTPADKGNSLPQRMPMKLGHCWLLQAFFDWQVLLEWEKGSFLENSELAALTKADFTRYRRSAIKKASTASLMPSASILGFTRKGLTPQDGEGCSKPINFAESHRIESKNSCVLKGLPDSTPDNLIGETSPTNSQDDGEQFREQQAFTKSQNNGEQVCEWQPFSTDSHDDGEQSYGCTVRKFLGCDKPCNMQFSVDISDCKCDESFACTESDAKYDENLVSIENLDKHETNLDEKWHKRDREWCFKASPPILAVLVSRQITAARRTEFGKPTLSPPQGSVELGTNRTLFDNTAYIACCCIKCQRCLRGHLSACASHLCQAATTTLLTIGIENPLVLQGLSVFFWICQWVVS